The following proteins come from a genomic window of Achromobacter deleyi:
- the purL gene encoding phosphoribosylformylglycinamidine synthase: MSLVQHLPGSSVLSSFRRDRLLAQLKEAGLPVADISARYEHFVSTDAALTAEQQQHLTQLLDYGTPATGEAPAKSLALLVIPRLGTISPWASKATDIAHNCGLSAVHRIERGVRYVITPERGLLGAKSFDADMLARAADCLHDRMTETVVDAGFDGQALFQPLAGKPMRTVDVQVRGAAALVEANVSLGLALSDDEIEYLAQSFTDLGRDPTDVELMMFAQANSEHCRHKIFNAQWVIDGQEQPNTLFGMIRATHKAQPEGTVVAYSDNAAIMAGGPAQRFQAGVPGVTGEGVDGARYIRRDTTVHTLMKVETHNHPTAIAPFPGASTGAGGEIRDEGATGRGSKPKAGLTGFTVSHLRFDDATQPWEADHHGLPDRIATPLSIMIDGPIGGAAFNNEFGRPNLLGYFRSFEQTAGGTRWGYHKPIMIAGGLGSIDAGLTHKDVIPPGALLIQLGGPGFRIGMGGGAASSISMGSNSAELDFDSVQRGNPELERRAQEVIDRCWQQAENNPIIAIHDVGAGGLSNAFPELVNDAGRGAIFDLKRVPLEESGLSPAEIWSNESQERYVLSILPQDLERFDAIARRERCPYAVVGVATEERQLRVVDGEGLPGLDTIRPQGEAEVRPVDVPIDVILGKPPRMTRDVRRLPGVSEPLDLAGIDLTEAAYRVLRHPTVANKSFLITIGDRTVGGLSSRDQMVGPWQVPVADCAVTLADYQGFRGEAMAMGERTPIAMLNAPASGRMAVAEALTNLAAADVARLEDIKLSANWMAACGVDGQDAALYDTVSAVSELCQAAGLSIPVGKDSLSMKTSWEQDGEQRQVVAPVSLIVTAFAPVGDVRASLTPQLRTDAGDSVLILVDLGRGLHRMGGSILAQTYNQVGETVPDIDSPEALRAFFITIRTLAEAGTILAYHDRSDGGLFATLVEMAFAGRTGISVNLDMLTFDPQSADWGDYKIRPEQVAVQRDELTLKALFAEEAGAVIQVPAAQRDAVMQVLRGAGLSAHSHVIGGLNGGDEIEFYRDGKKVWGQPRADLGRAWSEVSYRIMARRDNPACAQAELDVWNDTQDPGMSPNVAFDPQEDVAAPFINSGKRPRVAILREQGCNSQVEMGWAFDTAGFDAVDVHMTDLLSGRVDLAQVQGLVAVGGFSYGDVLGAGEGWARTIRFNSKLSDQFAAYFARPDTFALGVCNGCQMMAALAPMIPGAEHWPRFTRNLSEKYEARLSLVELAKSPSIFFAGMEGARIPVAVAHGEGYADFSQQGDAGRVLTAARYIDNRGNATEAYPFNPNGSPGGLTSVTTADGRFTVMMPHPERVTRNVMMSWAPEKWGNADSGGQFSPWMRIFRNARAWLK, from the coding sequence GTGTCCCTTGTTCAGCATCTGCCTGGTTCCTCCGTCCTGTCCTCCTTTCGTCGTGACCGCCTGCTGGCGCAATTGAAGGAAGCCGGCCTGCCGGTGGCCGACATTTCCGCCCGCTACGAGCACTTCGTCAGCACCGACGCCGCCCTGACGGCCGAGCAGCAGCAGCACCTGACCCAATTGCTGGACTACGGCACGCCCGCCACCGGCGAGGCGCCGGCCAAGAGCCTGGCGCTGCTGGTGATCCCGCGCCTGGGCACGATCTCGCCGTGGGCCAGCAAGGCCACCGACATCGCCCACAACTGTGGCCTGTCGGCCGTGCACCGCATCGAACGCGGCGTGCGCTACGTCATCACCCCCGAACGCGGCCTGCTGGGCGCCAAGTCGTTCGACGCCGACATGCTGGCGCGCGCGGCCGACTGCCTGCACGACCGCATGACCGAAACCGTGGTCGACGCCGGCTTCGACGGCCAGGCGCTGTTCCAGCCGCTGGCCGGCAAGCCGATGCGCACCGTCGACGTGCAGGTGCGTGGCGCCGCCGCGCTGGTCGAGGCCAACGTCAGCCTGGGCCTGGCGCTGTCCGACGATGAAATCGAATACCTGGCCCAGTCGTTCACCGACCTGGGCCGCGATCCCACCGACGTCGAACTGATGATGTTCGCGCAGGCCAACAGCGAACATTGCCGCCACAAGATCTTCAACGCCCAGTGGGTAATCGACGGCCAGGAACAGCCCAACACGCTGTTCGGCATGATCCGCGCCACCCACAAGGCCCAGCCCGAAGGCACCGTGGTCGCGTACTCGGACAACGCCGCCATCATGGCCGGCGGCCCGGCGCAGCGCTTCCAGGCCGGCGTGCCGGGCGTGACCGGCGAGGGCGTCGACGGCGCCAGGTACATCCGCCGCGACACCACCGTGCACACCCTGATGAAGGTCGAGACGCACAACCACCCGACCGCGATCGCGCCGTTCCCCGGCGCCTCGACCGGCGCCGGCGGCGAAATCCGCGACGAAGGCGCCACCGGCCGCGGCTCCAAGCCCAAGGCCGGCCTGACCGGCTTCACCGTCTCGCATCTGCGCTTCGACGACGCCACGCAGCCCTGGGAAGCCGATCACCACGGCCTGCCGGACCGCATCGCCACGCCGCTGTCCATCATGATCGACGGCCCCATCGGCGGCGCCGCCTTCAACAACGAATTCGGCCGTCCCAACCTGCTGGGCTATTTCCGTTCGTTCGAGCAGACCGCCGGCGGCACGCGCTGGGGCTACCACAAGCCCATCATGATCGCGGGCGGCCTGGGCAGCATCGACGCCGGCCTGACCCACAAGGACGTGATTCCCCCCGGCGCGCTGCTGATCCAGCTGGGCGGCCCGGGTTTCCGCATCGGCATGGGCGGCGGCGCCGCCTCCAGCATCAGCATGGGCAGCAACTCGGCCGAACTCGATTTCGACTCGGTCCAGCGCGGCAACCCTGAACTGGAACGCCGCGCCCAGGAAGTCATCGACCGCTGCTGGCAGCAGGCCGAGAACAACCCCATCATCGCCATCCATGACGTCGGCGCGGGCGGCCTGTCCAACGCCTTCCCGGAACTGGTGAACGACGCCGGCCGTGGCGCCATCTTCGATCTCAAGCGCGTGCCGCTGGAAGAATCCGGCCTGTCGCCCGCCGAGATCTGGAGCAATGAATCGCAGGAACGCTACGTCCTGTCGATCCTGCCGCAGGACCTGGAACGCTTCGACGCCATCGCCCGCCGCGAACGCTGTCCCTACGCGGTGGTGGGCGTGGCCACCGAAGAACGCCAGTTGCGCGTGGTCGACGGCGAGGGCCTGCCCGGCCTGGACACGATCCGTCCGCAAGGCGAGGCCGAAGTGCGCCCGGTCGACGTGCCGATCGACGTCATCCTGGGCAAGCCGCCGCGCATGACGCGCGACGTGCGCCGCCTGCCCGGCGTGTCCGAGCCGCTCGACCTGGCCGGCATCGACCTGACCGAAGCCGCCTACCGCGTGCTGCGCCACCCCACCGTGGCCAACAAGTCGTTCCTCATCACCATCGGCGACCGCACCGTCGGCGGCCTCTCCAGCCGCGACCAGATGGTCGGCCCGTGGCAGGTGCCGGTGGCCGACTGCGCCGTCACCCTGGCCGACTACCAGGGCTTCCGCGGCGAAGCCATGGCGATGGGCGAACGCACCCCGATCGCCATGCTGAACGCGCCGGCCTCCGGCCGCATGGCCGTGGCCGAGGCCCTGACCAACCTGGCCGCCGCCGACGTGGCGCGCCTGGAAGACATCAAGCTGTCCGCCAACTGGATGGCCGCCTGCGGCGTCGACGGCCAGGACGCCGCGCTGTACGACACCGTGTCGGCCGTCAGCGAGCTGTGCCAGGCCGCCGGCCTGTCGATCCCGGTGGGCAAGGATTCCCTGTCCATGAAGACGTCCTGGGAACAGGACGGCGAGCAGCGCCAGGTGGTGGCGCCGGTGTCGCTGATCGTCACGGCCTTCGCGCCGGTCGGCGACGTGCGCGCCAGCCTCACGCCGCAATTGCGCACCGACGCCGGCGACAGCGTGCTGATCCTGGTCGACCTGGGCCGAGGCCTGCACCGCATGGGCGGCTCGATCCTGGCGCAGACCTACAACCAGGTCGGCGAGACCGTGCCGGACATCGATTCGCCGGAAGCCCTGCGCGCCTTCTTCATCACCATCCGCACGCTGGCCGAAGCCGGCACCATCCTGGCCTACCACGACCGTTCGGACGGCGGCCTGTTCGCCACCCTGGTCGAAATGGCCTTCGCCGGCCGCACCGGCATCTCGGTCAACCTGGACATGCTGACCTTCGACCCGCAATCGGCTGATTGGGGCGACTACAAGATCCGTCCGGAACAGGTGGCGGTGCAGCGCGACGAACTGACGCTCAAGGCGCTGTTCGCGGAAGAAGCCGGCGCCGTCATCCAGGTGCCGGCCGCCCAGCGCGACGCCGTCATGCAGGTGCTGCGCGGCGCCGGCCTGTCGGCCCACTCGCACGTCATCGGCGGCCTGAACGGCGGCGACGAGATCGAGTTCTACCGCGACGGCAAGAAGGTCTGGGGCCAGCCGCGCGCCGACCTCGGCCGCGCCTGGAGCGAAGTGTCCTACCGCATCATGGCGCGCCGCGACAACCCCGCTTGCGCCCAGGCCGAGCTGGACGTCTGGAACGACACGCAGGACCCGGGCATGAGCCCCAACGTGGCCTTCGACCCGCAGGAAGACGTGGCCGCGCCGTTCATCAACAGCGGCAAGCGTCCGCGCGTGGCGATCCTGCGCGAGCAGGGCTGCAACAGCCAGGTGGAAATGGGCTGGGCCTTCGACACCGCCGGCTTCGACGCGGTCGACGTGCACATGACCGACCTGCTGTCGGGCCGCGTCGACCTGGCGCAGGTGCAGGGCCTGGTGGCCGTGGGCGGCTTCAGCTACGGCGACGTGCTGGGCGCCGGCGAGGGCTGGGCCCGCACCATCCGCTTCAATAGCAAGCTGTCGGATCAGTTCGCGGCGTATTTCGCCCGTCCCGACACCTTCGCGCTGGGCGTGTGCAACGGCTGCCAGATGATGGCCGCGCTGGCCCCGATGATCCCGGGCGCCGAGCACTGGCCGCGCTTCACCCGCAACCTGTCGGAGAAGTACGAGGCGCGCCTGTCGCTGGTCGAGCTGGCCAAGTCGCCGTCGATCTTCTTTGCCGGCATGGAAGGCGCCCGTATTCCGGTCGCCGTGGCGCACGGCGAAGGCTATGCCGACTTCTCGCAGCAGGGCGATGCCGGCCGCGTGCTGACGGCGGCGCGCTACATCGACAACCGCGGCAACGCCACCGAGGCCTATCCGTTCAACCCGAACGGCAGCCCGGGCGGCCTGACGTCCGTCACCACCGCCGACGGCCGTTTCACCGTGATGATGCCGCACCCGGAACGCGTGACCCGCAACGTCATGATGTCGTGGGCGCCCGAGAAGTGGGGCAACGCCGATAGCGGCGGCCAGTTCAGCCCGTGGATGCGTATCTTCCGCAACGCGCGCGCCTGGCTGAAATAA
- a CDS encoding DctP family TRAP transporter solute-binding subunit has translation MNFRKLIGAALCAATVAAIPAAAQAQNYKSEYKLSIVVGTTFPWGQGAEIWSNLVRERTQGRINIKVYPGTSLVQGDQTREFTAIRQGVIDMAVGSTINWSPQVKQLNLFSLPFLMPDYAAIDALVQGDVGKEMFKLIEKAGVVPLAWGENGYRQLSNSKREIKRPEDMKGMKLRVVGSPLYIDTFTALGANPTQMSWADAQPALASGAVDGQENPLSIYTGSKLYTVGQKYLTLWNYVADPLIFVVNREVWNSWSEKDRDIVRQAALDAGKQQIVIARKGVTPEDPSLLKEIEGHGVTVTSLSPAEHDAFAKVTQPVYDKWKKQIGEDLVNLAEKSIAARKK, from the coding sequence ATGAATTTCCGCAAGCTGATCGGCGCCGCCCTGTGCGCCGCCACCGTCGCCGCCATTCCCGCGGCCGCGCAGGCGCAGAACTACAAGTCCGAATACAAGCTCTCCATCGTCGTCGGCACCACCTTCCCGTGGGGCCAGGGCGCCGAGATCTGGTCGAACCTGGTGCGCGAGCGCACCCAGGGCCGCATCAACATCAAGGTCTACCCCGGCACGTCGCTGGTGCAAGGCGACCAGACCCGCGAATTCACCGCCATCCGCCAGGGCGTGATCGACATGGCCGTGGGCTCGACCATCAACTGGTCGCCGCAGGTCAAGCAGCTCAACCTGTTCTCGCTGCCCTTCCTGATGCCGGACTACGCCGCCATCGACGCGCTGGTGCAGGGCGACGTGGGCAAGGAAATGTTCAAGCTGATCGAGAAGGCCGGCGTGGTGCCGCTGGCCTGGGGCGAGAACGGCTACCGCCAGCTCAGCAACTCCAAGCGCGAGATCAAGCGGCCCGAGGACATGAAGGGCATGAAGCTGCGCGTGGTCGGCTCGCCGCTGTACATCGACACGTTCACCGCGCTCGGCGCCAACCCGACGCAGATGAGCTGGGCCGACGCCCAGCCCGCGCTGGCCAGCGGCGCGGTCGACGGCCAGGAAAACCCGCTGTCGATCTACACCGGCTCCAAGCTCTACACCGTGGGCCAGAAATACCTGACGCTGTGGAACTACGTGGCCGATCCGCTGATCTTCGTGGTCAACCGCGAGGTCTGGAATTCGTGGTCGGAAAAGGACCGCGACATCGTGCGCCAGGCCGCGCTGGACGCCGGCAAGCAGCAGATCGTGATCGCGCGCAAGGGCGTCACGCCCGAGGATCCGTCGCTGCTCAAGGAGATCGAGGGCCACGGCGTCACCGTGACCTCGCTGAGCCCGGCCGAGCATGACGCCTTCGCCAAGGTCACCCAGCCCGTCTACGACAAGTGGAAGAAGCAGATCGGCGAAGACCTGGTCAACCTGGCCGAGAAGTCCATCGCCGCCCGCAAGAAATAA
- a CDS encoding TRAP transporter large permease, protein MIAGILFAVFIALMLIGVPVGVALGIGGTVAIVLSNLDTPWYGLLTVPQNFYAGLAKYPLLAIPMFVLVGSIFDRSGVAKRLVDFAIAIVGRGPGMLPLVSIAVAMFLGGISGSGPACAAAVGAVMITAMSRAGYPGPFSASVVAAGAATDILIPPSVAFIIYSVLVPEASVPALFAAGMVPGILAGLALIVPAVWLSRKHKMGMLEAHLPRPPFWKSLREASWGLAAPVLILGGMRMGWFTPTEAAVVAVFYGLFVGMCIHRTIKLRDLYVILREAAELSAVIMLVVTLAGIFAWALSTLSVIDPITHAIVNSGLGEWGVLALLILLLMTVGMFLDGISIFLIFVPLLMPIAKAYNWDPVWFGVILTLKVALGQFTPPLAVNLMVSCRIARVPMESTVRWVVWLLGAMFLVLVAVLVFPQLALWLPHKLGY, encoded by the coding sequence ATGATCGCCGGCATCCTGTTCGCGGTCTTCATCGCGCTGATGCTGATCGGCGTGCCGGTCGGCGTGGCGCTGGGCATCGGCGGCACCGTGGCCATCGTGCTGTCCAACCTGGACACGCCCTGGTATGGCCTGTTGACCGTGCCGCAGAACTTCTACGCCGGGCTGGCCAAGTATCCGCTGCTGGCGATTCCGATGTTCGTGCTGGTCGGCTCCATCTTCGATCGTTCCGGCGTGGCCAAGCGGCTGGTGGATTTCGCCATCGCCATCGTCGGGCGCGGCCCGGGCATGCTGCCGCTGGTGTCGATCGCCGTGGCCATGTTCCTGGGCGGCATCTCGGGCTCCGGCCCGGCCTGCGCCGCGGCCGTGGGCGCGGTGATGATCACGGCCATGTCGCGCGCCGGCTACCCGGGCCCGTTCTCGGCGTCGGTGGTGGCGGCGGGCGCGGCCACCGACATCCTGATTCCGCCCTCGGTGGCCTTCATCATCTATTCGGTGCTGGTGCCCGAGGCTTCGGTGCCGGCGCTGTTCGCCGCCGGCATGGTGCCCGGCATCCTGGCCGGCCTGGCGCTGATCGTGCCGGCCGTGTGGCTGTCGCGCAAGCACAAGATGGGCATGCTGGAAGCGCACCTGCCGCGTCCGCCGTTCTGGAAGAGCCTGCGCGAGGCCTCGTGGGGCCTGGCCGCGCCGGTGCTGATCCTGGGCGGCATGCGCATGGGCTGGTTCACGCCCACCGAGGCGGCCGTGGTGGCGGTGTTCTACGGTCTGTTCGTGGGCATGTGCATCCACCGCACCATCAAGCTGCGCGACCTGTACGTGATCCTGCGCGAGGCGGCCGAGCTGTCGGCCGTGATCATGCTGGTGGTGACGCTGGCCGGCATCTTCGCCTGGGCCCTGTCCACGCTCAGCGTGATCGACCCGATCACCCACGCCATCGTCAATTCCGGGCTGGGCGAATGGGGCGTGCTGGCGCTGCTGATTTTGCTGCTGATGACCGTCGGCATGTTCCTGGACGGCATCTCCATCTTCCTGATCTTCGTGCCGCTGCTGATGCCGATCGCCAAGGCCTACAACTGGGACCCGGTGTGGTTCGGCGTGATCCTGACGCTGAAGGTGGCGCTGGGCCAGTTCACCCCGCCGCTGGCGGTCAACCTGATGGTGTCGTGCCGCATCGCGCGCGTGCCGATGGAATCGACGGTGCGCTGGGTGGTGTGGCTGCTGGGCGCGATGTTCCTGGTGCTGGTGGCGGTGCTGGTGTTCCCGCAGCTGGCGCTGTGGCTGCCGCACAAGCTGGGCTATTGA
- a CDS encoding TRAP transporter small permease yields MSRPEAPAEPVEPIIPAEADPAVKVPLAIEDWLAVILLAALALITFLNVLVRYFTDQSFAWTEEISVFLLIVLTMAGGSVAFVRNHHIRIEILADNGSPRRQRIMALISNTCVLGFFVLLTVLSVKLVADEYIYEETSPAIGVPTWWYSIWLPVMAAAISLRTLGTLRRLWKAPLPKADGGQA; encoded by the coding sequence ATGTCACGCCCCGAAGCCCCCGCCGAGCCTGTCGAACCGATCATCCCCGCCGAAGCAGACCCCGCCGTGAAAGTGCCGCTGGCCATCGAGGACTGGCTGGCCGTGATCCTGCTGGCGGCATTGGCGCTGATTACCTTCCTGAACGTGCTGGTGCGCTACTTCACCGACCAGTCGTTCGCCTGGACCGAGGAAATCTCGGTGTTCCTCTTGATCGTGCTGACCATGGCCGGCGGCTCCGTGGCCTTCGTGCGCAACCACCACATCCGCATCGAGATCCTGGCCGACAACGGTTCGCCGCGGCGCCAGCGCATCATGGCGCTGATCTCCAACACCTGCGTGCTGGGGTTCTTCGTGCTGCTGACGGTGCTATCGGTCAAGCTGGTGGCCGACGAGTACATCTATGAAGAAACCTCGCCCGCCATCGGCGTGCCGACCTGGTGGTATTCGATCTGGCTGCCGGTGATGGCCGCGGCCATCTCGCTGCGCACGCTGGGCACGCTGCGGCGCCTGTGGAAAGCGCCGCTGCCCAAGGCCGACGGAGGCCAGGCATGA